One Callospermophilus lateralis isolate mCalLat2 chromosome 6, mCalLat2.hap1, whole genome shotgun sequence genomic region harbors:
- the Aif1 gene encoding allograft inflammatory factor 1 isoform X1 codes for MSQTRDLQGGKAFGLLKAQQEERLNEINKQFLEDPKYSTDEDLPSKLEAFKKKYMEFDLNGNGDIDIMSLKQMLEKLGIPKTHLELKKLIKEVSSGSGETFSYPDFLRMMLGKRSAILKMILMYEEKAREQEKPTGPPAKKAISELP; via the exons ATGAGCCAAACCAGGGATTTACAGG GAGGTAAAGCTTTTGGACTACTGAAGGCCCAGCAGGAAGAGAGACTGAATGAGATCAACAAG CAGTTCCTGGAGGATCCCAAATACAGCACTGATGAGGATCTACCCTCCAAACTGGAAGCCTTCAAGA AAAAATATATGGAGTTTGACCTGAACGGAAATGGAGATATTG ATATCATGTCCTTGAAGCAAATGCTAGAGAAACTTGGGATTCCCAAGACCCACCTAGAGCTTAAGAAATTAATTAAAGAGGTGTCAAGTGGCTCTGGGGAGACATTCAGCTATCCTGACTTTCTCAGAATGATGCTGGGCAAGAGATCCGCCATCTTAAAAAT GATCTTAATGTATGAGGAGAAAGCAAGAGAACAGGAAAAGCCAACGGGTCCCCCAGCCAAGAAGGCTATCTCTGAATTGCCctaa
- the Aif1 gene encoding allograft inflammatory factor 1 isoform X2 — MEFDLNGNGDIDIMSLKQMLEKLGIPKTHLELKKLIKEVSSGSGETFSYPDFLRMMLGKRSAILKMILMYEEKAREQEKPTGPPAKKAISELP, encoded by the exons ATGGAGTTTGACCTGAACGGAAATGGAGATATTG ATATCATGTCCTTGAAGCAAATGCTAGAGAAACTTGGGATTCCCAAGACCCACCTAGAGCTTAAGAAATTAATTAAAGAGGTGTCAAGTGGCTCTGGGGAGACATTCAGCTATCCTGACTTTCTCAGAATGATGCTGGGCAAGAGATCCGCCATCTTAAAAAT GATCTTAATGTATGAGGAGAAAGCAAGAGAACAGGAAAAGCCAACGGGTCCCCCAGCCAAGAAGGCTATCTCTGAATTGCCctaa